A portion of the Macaca mulatta isolate MMU2019108-1 chromosome 4, T2T-MMU8v2.0, whole genome shotgun sequence genome contains these proteins:
- the CCND3 gene encoding G1/S-specific cyclin-D3 isoform X3: MYPPSMIATGSIGAAVQGLGACSMSGDELTELLAGITGTEVDCLRACQEQIEAALRESLREAAQTSSSPAPKAPRGSSSQGPSQTSTPTDVTAIHL; encoded by the exons ATGTACCCGCCATCCATGATCGCCACGGGCAGCATTGGGGCTGCAGTGCAAGGCCTGGGTGCCTGCTCCATGTCCGGGGATGAGCTCACAGAGCTGCTGGCAGGGATCACTGGCACTGAAGTG GACTGCCTGCGGGCCTGTCAGGAGCAGATCGAAGCTGCACTCAGGGAGAGCCTCAGGGAAGCCGCCCAGACCAGCTCCAGCCCAGCGCCCAAAGCCCCCCGGGGCTCCAGCAGCCAAGGGCCCAGCCAGACCAGCACTCCTACAGATGTCACAGCCATACACCTGTAG